TCCTGTGTTAATCCTAATGTATCGCTGATACGCAATCCAGTTTTAAAAGCAATCCACACGACAGGTTGTACATCTGAATGAAGGTCGTTTATATTGTCAAATAATTGCTCTAATACATAGTCAGGAATGTAATCAATAGTATCATCTGATTTCTTATCAAGAGAAGGATAATCCTCAGAGTAAAGTAACTTTGTAGTTGATTTCTTAGGTGCAATACTGTAATCGTAACGCTGGGTATCTCTTAAAAATGAATAAGTGCACTCCACGTTTATATATATAAATTTATCCGGGTTGGCATTTCTATTCTTTAAGTTATTTTGGGCATAATGATGAAGAAACTCTACATACTTTTCTATATGCTGTCTTGTAAGATCTTTTAAATCATCCCATTCAGGTTCTAATTCATTAATAAAATTAAAGAACTTGGGAACCCATCTCACATAATTTTGAGCAGTTGACCAAGAAAATTTCCTGCCACCTAGTAATCTAGTTTTAATATATTTTTTTAAATATTGTCTAAAAGTAACATTTTCAATTTTTGTGAAATCAATATAATAAAGTGGTAGTGAGGCGTTGTAATCTACTCCATAATTGGCATTTAACACCCTAACATCCCATCTATCTTTTCCCCATTCCTCACGGGTATCGGTTAGATTAAATAATTTCTCATATATGGAACGGAAGAAAGTCGCTATTGGTGTTTTAGTCTCAAATTCACCATACTGCACACTTTTTCTTGCTAGGGTTGTTTTTACACCTTTGTTGTTCAACCACCAAATCCACTCTTTCTCAGTTTTCTCAACGTCCAAATCAAGGAGAGAATAGAGGTGAGAATGTTTTCGTTAAGAAATAAAACTAATTTGTTTAGGAATGTTTTGTAAGTATGAAAAAAGCTGTTTAAACTCCATTCATCGTTAAACAACTTACAATAATAAACAAATTTAAGTTCTAAGCCAATAGTTTTGTTTTCGGTTGGAAACTTTTGATTCCTACTAGGAACTTTGTATCTGTTGAAGCTTTCCTCAAAGTTAGGGATGTTACCAATATCATTTACATTCCAAATATCATTGACTAAAAAGTAATCATTATTCACGACTCTCCTTGTTACTTTTCCATCAGGAGATATATCCTTAACCTCGTAAGAGGAGAGAGTAGATGTGATTAAGTTCCAATATTCATTTTTTGTAATTGCATTGTTTGCTATGATTTTATCCAATAAATTGCCTCCTAAAATTCTAACTAGCTTCTAAAAAGGAACTGCTTCGTCAGGGATATTTGATTGAAAGTCTTCCATGTTTTCTTGCCCAATCTCAAATGCATGGGCGGCTTTCTCCCAATCCTTTCGGATTTCATCCTCAGAGGGGTGAATGTATAGGTTCATCGTGGTTTGAATTTGGGCGTGACCTAAACGTTCTTGTACCAGCTTGATATTTTTGGTTTGAAGATAATAAATTGTAGCATGAGTGTGTCGAAACATATGCGGGGTAATATGTATACCTGTTTTTCTTTCAAGCTCTTTAAAGGTCGCATAGACATCGGAGTAGGTGAGGGGGTCTCCAGCATTCTTTCCCCAAATCTTCACAAACACAAAATTATGGTCCGGGTTATATTCATCAACCACTTCGTACAAATAATCGTCGTATAGGTTCATGAGACCCTGAGAGATGTCTAATTTTCGCTCTCCAGTCTTCAATTTACCTCCGTTTGGCAATTCACCTCTATTGGTCAGTTGGATTTTGTGCTTTCTTTGTTTAGCATCGAATTGAAGATCTTCAAGAAACAGGGAGAGAACCTCTCCGATACGCAATCCACTTTCAAAAAGCAACCGCACAAGAAATTTATCTCTTATATTTGTAGTAGAATAATAGATTTCTTCGACTTGTTCTTTCGTAAATACTTGGACGCGTTTCCTGGGTTCCTTCAGCTTTAGAATATTTTTAGAGATAGGTTTCCCTCCATTTACATGGTGTAAGAAACCCTTGTACCCATTCCCACCAGCACCAATGAACATCTTCTTCATAAGCTTTTCAACCATGTCTGAGTCCACTAAATCATTTCTGTATAAGTAATCATAAAATGATGCCACGACCGTAAGGTAATTGTTTACTGTGCTTTCCCTGCGTTTAGCTTTTACTGTTTTATGGAGTACAACGTTATTGTTTTCATAGGGATTTCTAAGCCAAACAACGAAGTTAGATAACTTTTCAAAGCTCACCTGTTGATAATCAATTCCTGTTTGCTCCAAGTATGTAAAGTAAAATTTCAAAGCCGTACAGTACGTCTGTAAAGTATTACTGCTCCTCTCACTGTTGTATAGGTATTTCATATACTTTGCAACAGGTTCAACAGGTAATCCACTTGTACCAATTAGAAGATATGCCTTTCTATTACCAACAGATATTTCTTCTACTCTCATGAAAACGCCTCCCACATAATGTTATCTAGTTATCGTTATTTCTTTAAGATCCTCGAACCTAACGGTTCTGCGGAGTGCTGTCCTCGCACCGAGGCTTTGTCCTCCACTTAAAACCAAACTAACACTCTTATCTACAATCACATTTTATACATATTAAACTATTATTTCAATATTCATTTTTCTAATCTATTATGTAAATAAAAAAGGATAGTTAGACCACATAGCAGACTAACTATCCTATGAATTATTACCTTAATTTAAGTTATAATGCTTATTAATAATGATGAAGTCTTGATTAACAGTTTTACTGGCTGCTTCTGTTTTCCCCACTGAAACCACACATAGGGTTATCATTAGTAATGTAAAAATAGTGATTAATTTAATAAATAGATTCTTCATCTCAAACACTCCTCTTTTTATCATGTGTATATAAAACAGAAAAAACACCTTCTTTATTTGAAGGTGTTTTTCGTAACAATCATTTATGAACAAAAACCTATTTCATTGATGATTTTGACATGTAAAGAAACATTCTCTATCGCAATTAACGTTTGTTTTGCGTAAGTACATTTGATGCAAATATCAGTGTCTTAAAATACACATAAAAAAAAACCCACTCAATCAGTTAGAAGGAAGATTGAAATAGGGTAAGTGTGATTGAATCCCTTTGGGGAGAGAACAATACCATTACACTGATATTATGTGATGAATCCAATGATTTATACATAAAAAATATCCCTTCACCAATCAGTTAAGACTAGTATATGGACTCATAACATCGGCTCCTTTTTAGAGCAAGAAAAAACAGACCTTACTATACCGAAGGTCTGCTCTTACTTACTTCCTTATTAATTTTTTCCGTATGACGACAAGAAGGGAAAGAGGAACAACCAAAAAAGCGAGTGCCATTCCCATCTCGTACGACTAGATCTTGCCCACACTTTGGACATTTACGAGGTTCTGGTGTGATATTTTCAAAGATTTCTCGTGCCTTGAAAACAGGATTGACTTCATTGATAAACTTTTGAAGATCCGCACGATCCATTAAAGTCACATCACATGCAGCTGCTAACTCTTTAGCCTGTTTCGTAAAATAACTATTGGTCACGACCCAAGCTTGATTCGCTTTATAATACGCTTTTGCTCCATAAACTTCTTGTACAGCAGAAAGACTCACCCGGTTTTTAACTCCATATCGTTTGGCCTGAATCACAATCTTATCCTTGCCTTCCATCACCAAGTCAGCCCCAAAATCACCAGACTTTTGCGTCACTTGAGTTTTGTAACCTAATTGCTGAAAAAGTGCTTTTAGATAAATTTCGAACTGATAACCATCCATTTTATCAATATAGGGCATACCTGATTGGGCTAGCTCTTTCATATACTTCCGTTCACGAATGACACGGTAAGCAAATTGAGAAAGCTTAAATAAAATGATGATAAGAAAAAGATAAAATACACTTTGAAACACTTTATCCATTCATTGAAAGCTCCTGTTCTTTTTGTTTATTTCGGAGACGTGATGCCACAGGTTGAATGCTTTTTCCATTCTTCTTTAATTGATCGTTCCAGTCTTTCGCTCCCTTTGGAATATCTGCTCTTATTAAATCAGCATTAACGATTTGGTTCATTTTGTCAATAAATTCTTTTCCTCCTTGGTCATTATCGACAGCTAGCACCATTTCTTTAATGCCTAAGCCTTCTCTTCGAGCTTCGATATAAGATTGGGCAACAGTTTTAGGTTTTAAGCCATTCATACTAATAAGGCGCGTATTCTGCAATTTATTTTCCTGTATACTCCAATAAGAAAGAAGATCAATGGGGCTTTCAAAGAAATAAATATTATTTGGACGACCAACATCAACTGAAAAGCCTGTATGTGGGTTATCGTTCGGTAATACTTGTTTAAAAGAACCTCGTTTATTTTTTATCGAAGCTGTACCTTGCCGATCTGCCCCAATTACCGTTCCTTTACCTCCATGTTCACGCCATTTAAACACCACATTGTTCCGTTTGTCCTGGGCAATTAAATCTCTTTGAAGAAGCCAGTCAACTAACCGAGAATCTATTTTGCGTTCTTTTATGAGATAATCTTTTATTTTGCTTTGATCCTTTACCTCTAACTCTTTTGGATAGCGAAAAGGCTCTTTTGATGGTGAAACCGACGGTTGTTCATGCGACTGAGAAAGCTCTTTATAATCGCCTTTGTTGATATCTAATACGGCTTGTGGAAATGACATCCCATAATACATTTGAGCGAAACTGATTGCTCCATATCCTGTTTCATTCCGGCTGTTCCAAGCGTACATATTTCCTTTAATGAGTAAGCTATCATGTTCCGTATGACGATAGTACTTTCCTTCTTTTACAAAGGTTTCGCCTTTGGCTTCCAGATACGACAACAAATCAACATCTCGTGCTTTCATGATTTCCCCCTCATTGACGTGTTTTCGTTCTCCCACCTAAATCCCTCCTTCACTTCACCCTATGCAAAAAGGGAGCTTTTCAGCCCCCATTCATTTCCAATTTTTTTGCCATTTTTAGCGTTCTATTTCTTGCGTTTCTTGCCGTTTCTTTGAAGAAAATGCTCCATTATTCCGTGCAAAAAACTTCGTAAATCCATTCTGTGATTTCTCTTCTTTTTTCTGCTTGTCATGATCCTTTTTCTCCGTGTCTAAAGCCTTTTCAAGCTTAGTTAATTTCTCACGTTGAGAATCAGTCAAATTGAGCTCTTTTAATTCCTGCAGCACTTCTTTTTTTAATTTGTACACCTTATCAAAGGAATGCTTTTGTTCAAACTCCTTCATTTTGGCCAAACGCTGTTCTTTCTCTTGAGGTGTTTCTTGCTTCAGCTGCTTTTCGACAGGAGCTTTTTCTGCTTCGGCTTCTTTTTTCGCTTCTTTAGAAGAATCTTTTTCATCTGATATGTCTAATTGAGCTAACAAGTTTTGTTTAAACAGTTGCTTATACTGTGTTTCTTCACTAGGCTGCTGCATAACTTCTAGTACTTCTTGTTTGTAATCTTCTTGATATCGGTCCTTCTCTTGTGTCTGTTTACGAGCTTG
This DNA window, taken from Priestia megaterium NBRC 15308 = ATCC 14581, encodes the following:
- a CDS encoding restriction endonuclease, translating into MDKVFQSVFYLFLIIILFKLSQFAYRVIRERKYMKELAQSGMPYIDKMDGYQFEIYLKALFQQLGYKTQVTQKSGDFGADLVMEGKDKIVIQAKRYGVKNRVSLSAVQEVYGAKAYYKANQAWVVTNSYFTKQAKELAAACDVTLMDRADLQKFINEVNPVFKAREIFENITPEPRKCPKCGQDLVVRDGNGTRFFGCSSFPSCRHTEKINKEVSKSRPSV
- a CDS encoding tyrosine-type recombinase/integrase, translating into MRVEEISVGNRKAYLLIGTSGLPVEPVAKYMKYLYNSERSSNTLQTYCTALKFYFTYLEQTGIDYQQVSFEKLSNFVVWLRNPYENNNVVLHKTVKAKRRESTVNNYLTVVASFYDYLYRNDLVDSDMVEKLMKKMFIGAGGNGYKGFLHHVNGGKPISKNILKLKEPRKRVQVFTKEQVEEIYYSTTNIRDKFLVRLLFESGLRIGEVLSLFLEDLQFDAKQRKHKIQLTNRGELPNGGKLKTGERKLDISQGLMNLYDDYLYEVVDEYNPDHNFVFVKIWGKNAGDPLTYSDVYATFKELERKTGIHITPHMFRHTHATIYYLQTKNIKLVQERLGHAQIQTTMNLYIHPSEDEIRKDWEKAAHAFEIGQENMEDFQSNIPDEAVPF
- a CDS encoding toprim domain-containing protein, encoding MKARDVDLLSYLEAKGETFVKEGKYYRHTEHDSLLIKGNMYAWNSRNETGYGAISFAQMYYGMSFPQAVLDINKGDYKELSQSHEQPSVSPSKEPFRYPKELEVKDQSKIKDYLIKERKIDSRLVDWLLQRDLIAQDKRNNVVFKWREHGGKGTVIGADRQGTASIKNKRGSFKQVLPNDNPHTGFSVDVGRPNNIYFFESPIDLLSYWSIQENKLQNTRLISMNGLKPKTVAQSYIEARREGLGIKEMVLAVDNDQGGKEFIDKMNQIVNADLIRADIPKGAKDWNDQLKKNGKSIQPVASRLRNKQKEQELSMNG